Genomic DNA from Phyllostomus discolor isolate MPI-MPIP mPhyDis1 chromosome 12, mPhyDis1.pri.v3, whole genome shotgun sequence:
TCCTTTCCAGTGTCTCCATGTCTGCACCAGAGATCCTTGGGTAGGAACATGATCCTTCTGAACACAAACTTTCATCCAATGCCTAGTGCACTCTGGTCACAACGGAGATACTGAGTCCTGATTGCTTGACATGGCCAATTGGCCAAATCAGGTTGAATCTATGCCTCCACAGTCCAGTTAGATGAGTTATATAGCTCATGGGATTTTTCAGAGAAGAGGGTGAGTGCTGAGCATCCTTCGTGATATTTGCAATCTGCTTCCATGACATTTTCTTAACAATCCATTTGAAGTCACTGGGTGGCTTGTATGTACACTTTGAAGATAGACCCTGTTCAGCTTTTCCCCTCCTCACTGCTGTCAGTAGAATGTCCTGGATTAGAGCTGAATCTCTAAAGCCCTTGTCTTactgattttcaatttttaacaGAGGGAGCAGTGCTGAACAGCCCTTGTGAGTGACCTTGGACTTTAGAGCATTGTTTTGATGTCATTGCATTTTCATGGTAACCTATCATTAATTGTAAGTCAAGGTGATCTTCCCCATTGTTGTAGAGATACAAGTACACATTTTAGTATTCAATCTATATGAGAAAAATTAAGTGTCCATCATGTTAAAGAGAATAACCATGGGAACAGCTATGGTCCCCTAAGCAGAGAAGAGGTGTCAGTTCATTTGCAGGCTGTGTCATTAAGGGGCACATATGAGATCATGGTGGTTCGGATTCGTAGACAATAAAGACCCCAGGTCAAAGGTGAATAGTTGAACACTTTATTAAGCCAGAgcaagaaggaaaacaagaatcAAGAGCATACATCACCAGATGGGAAATCACCTACACTGAACACAGACACTGGGGAAGCCCAAGAGGCAGCAGTGGTCAGGGTTCGTCTGGGAACAGTTCCAAGTGACGCACCCTTTCCTTGGGTGGGATTCCAAAGTCTCATTTTGGGGGCtatgaataaatatgttttagactAACATGGCCACTTGCCAAGGGCCTACTGAGATTTTTGACTAACTGTTCCCTCTGGGAGAAGTACCAAGTCTCCCAAAGGAACAGCTAAAGATCAAAAGGTACTAATCTGGGGAAAGGGCCAATTCCCCTGGGAGACAGAACTGTATTTTGCTTTTCCAATGAAGGTCACAGCTCAGGCATAAGCAGGGAGAATTCTCAAAGTCCCTTTAACCCTTCACAGACTCAGTTCAAACTCTTCCTATTGGATTCTAACATAATCCCCATCCTTTATATCGAAGTTTCTTTATCTGCTTGATTGTATCACTGTTTGTATTTTAGaacctttcattttttcttttctttcttctcctcctccttttttttttttttttttttttttttttaactacagcACTGTTTTATTAGGGATTTCATTAAGGTTAAATCTCTAGGAATGAGGGAGTCAGTCAGAAGgcacaaagtccaggaagcctcCTCAGATTTCATAGTGAAACACTGGCTCCAGCTCTTTGGTGGGATTGCCGCCTTATTTCAGGTACAGATTATTATAAGGATACTGCTTTGGCACCACGGGCTGGTAGGAGGGATAAGTCTCCCCCACCCAAAACATGAACAGCATGAAGGTCAGGAAGCCGAAGAAATGCTTACACATGACATCCCAAGAAACAGGCGTCGGGGATGTGTCCACATGATTCCTGATATACATATCTCGGTTCCAGTGAATCAGTTCACCCCAGTTCAATCTCAGATCGGGGTGGTCCCATTCATACCATGGATTCCTCTCATGCTGTGAGCGGTCAGGGAGCTTTGGGGAGTTGCCATATCCCATGCCATCGTCTGGGTACGGCTCATAGTCTTCCACACGCATATTATACTGCTTGGTGGCAGCAGCTCTTTGTTCTGGGGTCTTGGGATAAGGATCCAGGAGCATGCCCTTGGTAATGTGGGAGGCTGTCTATGCACCCAGTGGCACCACATTCCAGACTGCCCTTTGCAGCCATTGGACTTCCAGGACCCCCGCCCTAGCCAAGGCAATCTTGACCTTGGTCTCGTTTCGTGTATTTTAGAACCTTTCATGGACAGGTTTTTCAAGTGTGTCTTGGTGTCTCACAAGATATAATTCCTCAATATGTTCCTGAACCTATTGCATTGACAATGTCATACTTACCATGTCACCGATGAATCAGTAATTATGTCTGTGACTCACAAGTTCTCTTTTGAATGATAAATTACAATACCATTTTCACATTAACCAAAATTCCAATAACTTTTGTTAGAATTTATTTCTGCCAGTGTTTTCAACAATTTTCTTTATTGACATTAAGATTACAAGTAAATAGATACCCATCTAtgtttatattatacattttttatttttaaaagtgtgtccTATATTCTTATGACATACTTGTCATATATATGACTTGATAACTGGGTTGTTAATGTAgtaaaatttcaccaattttcccatgtgtgcacacacatcccTTTATTGAGATGTGCTTTATTGAGCTTGAGAGATAATGTGTTCTCGTTAACAGGAATGCAAGACCCTCTACCTGCAAAAAGATTGTATGCAACTTAATGAAGGCTCAGATAATGGTTTGCCTTTTGTAATTGATAAAGTATTTTGACACTGtggtatgtatatttttgtgCAGTGCTGTTGCATATTTAATAGACTACAATATGCACTggggaacccaggcatgtgccctgactgggaatcgaaccggcaacccctcagttcacaggccagaactcaatccactgatggCACACTAGCCAgaactgaatattattttttgattttagaaagggagaagaaggagtggggggagagagagagaaacagcaatttgttGTTGCACTAATTTATGAagtctttggttgattcttgcagaTGCACTGATCAGAGATTGAAACCACAACCTTCACCTTTTgtgggatggtgctctaacctactgagctatcTGGCCCAGGCTAAGAGATTAACTTTAACTATGGATTTTGTCAGATGGATACAAGATTTATCagaatgatcacttagtaagttatataatttcTAATCACTGAGGTATACACCAAAAactaatattgggttggccagaa
This window encodes:
- the LOC114510806 gene encoding NADH dehydrogenase [ubiquinone] 1 beta subcomplex subunit 8, mitochondrial-like gives rise to the protein MLLDPYPKTPEQRAAATKQYNMRVEDYEPYPDDGMGYGNSPKLPDRSQHERNPWYEWDHPDLRLNWGELIHWNRDMYIRNHVDTSPTPVSWDVMCKHFFGFLTFMLFMFWVGETYPSYQPVVPKQYPYNNLYLK